The Sphingopyxis sp. TUF1 genome segment ATGTCGATGCCAATTTCAAGGAAAGCCAGTTCGGCAACATCCGCATCGGCCAGCCGGTCGAGCTGACGTCGGACTATTATGGCGGCGACGTCGTTTATCGCGGCAAGGTCGTCGGCATCGCCGGCGGCACCGGCGCGGCCTTTTCCCTGATCCCCGCGCAGAATGCGACGGGCAACTGGGTCAAGGTGGTGCAGCGGCTGCCGGTGCGCATCGCGCTCGATCCGAAACAGCTGAAAGAGCATCCGCTGCGCGTCGGGCTGTCGATGGAAGCGACGATCGACACGCGCGGGAACTGAGATGCGCGTCCATCACCTCTTCTCCTCGTCATTGCGAGGAGCCGAAGGCGACGCGGCAATCCAGAGCGGTGCAAGGCCGCCCCTGGATTGCTTCGCTTCGCTCGCAATGACGCGCTGTTTTGATGCGGCGCGGGCCTGACATGGTCAGCGCTGCCGCCCCCGCCGCCGCCCCCCCTGCCGACCCGCAGCCGCTGACCGGCGTGCGGCTGCTCGTCGCGGCCTTCGCGCTCGCGCTCGCCAATTTTGTCGTCGTGCTCGACACGACGATCGCCAATGTGTCGGTGCCGCATATCGCGGGCGGGCTCGCCGTGTCGCCGACGCAGGGGACGTGGGTGATCACCAGCTATGCCGTCGCGGACGCGATCAGCGTGCCGCTCACCGGCTGGCTTGCCTATCGCTTCGGCACGGTGCGCTGGTTCCTCTATTCGATTTTCGGTTTCGGGCTGTTTTCGGTTTTGTGCGGCGTCGCGCAGACGCTCGACGCGCTCGTCCTTTTCCGCATCCTCCAGGGCCTGTCGGGCGGCCCGCTGATGCCGCTGTCGCAGATCCTGCTGCTGCGCATCTTCCCCAGGGAAAAGGCCGGTATCGCGCTCGCCATCTGGGCGATGACGACGACCACCGCGCCGATCCTTGGGCCCATCCTCGGCGGGCTGATCAGCGATAACTGGAGCTGGCACTGGATTTTCTTCATCAATCTGCCGGTGGTCGCGATCTGCGCCTTTGGCGTCGCGACGCTGCTTACGCCGTTCGAGACGCAGCGCGTCAAATTGCCGATCGACGTCGTCGGGCTGATCCTGCTCGTGGTGTCGGTCGGCGCGTTCCAGATCATGCTCGATACCGGGCGCGAGCATGACTGGTTCGGTTCGGCGTGGATCGTCACGCTGGCGATCATTGCCGCGATCAGCTTTGCGGCGTTCGTCATATGGGAGCTGACCGACGCCAACCCCATCGTCAATCTGCGCATCTTTCGTTTTCGCGGTTTCACCTTCGGCACAATCGCGCTGTCGCTGGGGTTCGGCGCCTTTTTCGCGCAGGTCGTGCTGACGCCGCTGTGGCTGCAACAGGTCGCGGGCTATACCGCGACCGAGACGGGGTATGTCGTCGCCTGGCTCGGTTGTTTCGCGGTGCTGTTTTCGCCGATTGCGGC includes the following:
- a CDS encoding DHA2 family efflux MFS transporter permease subunit, translated to MVSAAAPAAAPPADPQPLTGVRLLVAAFALALANFVVVLDTTIANVSVPHIAGGLAVSPTQGTWVITSYAVADAISVPLTGWLAYRFGTVRWFLYSIFGFGLFSVLCGVAQTLDALVLFRILQGLSGGPLMPLSQILLLRIFPREKAGIALAIWAMTTTTAPILGPILGGLISDNWSWHWIFFINLPVVAICAFGVATLLTPFETQRVKLPIDVVGLILLVVSVGAFQIMLDTGREHDWFGSAWIVTLAIIAAISFAAFVIWELTDANPIVNLRIFRFRGFTFGTIALSLGFGAFFAQVVLTPLWLQQVAGYTATETGYVVAWLGCFAVLFSPIAAGTLGKLDIRLTVSAGILWMAAMSILRASWNADVDYWTLALPHVLQGMGMPFFFVGLTALVLSSVSVKDQTSAAGLMSFLRTLSGAIGTAVATTAWDESSRTSRSELVSSLNDPGGFMASLERAGLTLEQARALLDRLVEVQALTLSVIHIFLAAAAVFVIAAAAVWIAPRPKQISMGASH